Proteins encoded within one genomic window of Myxococcus virescens:
- a CDS encoding terminase has product MPVPQGRLVAGFDVGRTRDRSELAVFEEVEGRFTCRMLRSFEGVPFAEQEGYLRRLLSVLPVARLSVDRSGIGMNLAENLARDFPQVVEENFTNEAKERWATDFKILLQRRDITLPRQRELVGQIHSIKRRVLPSGKVSFDAERTNRGHADKFWAVALACQRERGPERRGTGEIGVRVIG; this is encoded by the coding sequence GTGCCCGTGCCCCAGGGGCGCCTGGTCGCGGGCTTCGACGTGGGCCGCACGAGAGACCGCTCGGAGCTGGCCGTCTTCGAGGAGGTGGAGGGCCGCTTCACCTGCCGCATGCTGCGCAGCTTCGAAGGTGTCCCCTTCGCGGAGCAGGAGGGATACCTCCGCCGCCTCCTCTCCGTCCTGCCCGTGGCGCGCCTCAGCGTCGACCGCAGCGGCATCGGAATGAATCTCGCGGAGAACCTCGCCCGCGATTTCCCCCAGGTGGTGGAGGAGAACTTCACCAACGAGGCCAAGGAGCGCTGGGCGACTGACTTCAAGATTCTCCTCCAGCGCCGTGACATCACGCTGCCGCGCCAGCGTGAACTTGTCGGGCAGATTCACTCCATCAAGCGGCGCGTGCTGCCCTCGGGGAAGGTGTCCTTCGACGCCGAGCGAACCAACCGCGGGCACGCGGATAAGTTCTGGGCCGTCGCCCTGGCGTGCCAGCGCGAACGAGGACCCGAGCGACGCGGTACCGGGGAGATTGGGGTGCGGGTGATTGGCTGA
- a CDS encoding transposase: IPPVKTPSGQRRFRPMKAHGDKAYASKKNRRGLRRRGIAPRIARPGVESKERLGRHRWVAERTQAWKNQFRRLRVRDERRADVHFGFLVLSCCVILLRSLYPHIC, translated from the coding sequence CAATACCTCCGGTGAAGACTCCCTCGGGACAGCGACGCTTTCGACCGATGAAGGCTCATGGTGACAAGGCCTACGCCTCCAAGAAGAACCGGCGAGGGCTGCGCAGGCGCGGAATCGCCCCACGTATTGCTCGTCCTGGAGTGGAGTCCAAGGAGCGGCTGGGCCGGCACCGCTGGGTGGCGGAGCGCACGCAGGCCTGGAAGAACCAGTTCCGCCGACTCCGCGTCCGCGACGAGCGCAGGGCCGACGTTCACTTCGGCTTCCTCGTCCTCAGTTGCTGCGTCATCCTCCTGCGCAGCCTCTACCCTCACATTTGTTAG
- a CDS encoding tyrosine-type recombinase/integrase codes for MSAYAAVARAPRTLTEKEVALLLRATGLHKDGFRDHCLYSLALASGLREHELVALNIGDVFDERGRARRHVTLTVFKGSRRHPGPQEVVLSDTVLAKLEKLLRLKRSQGHDVGPQAPLFLSRKGLRLSTRQVRHGFAVWQERAGLERHLNFHAVRHTACTGVYRRTKDIRLTQKFARQRSVDSTVIYTHPSDDELVRVTNDLPC; via the coding sequence ATGTCTGCCTATGCTGCTGTCGCCCGCGCACCCCGCACCCTCACGGAGAAGGAGGTGGCGCTCCTGCTGCGCGCCACGGGGTTGCACAAGGATGGATTCAGGGACCACTGCCTCTACAGCCTCGCGCTGGCTTCGGGCCTGCGCGAGCACGAGCTTGTGGCCCTCAACATCGGCGACGTCTTCGACGAGCGCGGGCGCGCACGCCGGCACGTGACGCTGACCGTCTTCAAGGGCAGCCGCCGGCACCCGGGCCCCCAGGAAGTCGTCCTCTCGGACACGGTGCTCGCGAAGCTGGAGAAGCTGCTGCGCCTGAAGCGCTCGCAGGGACACGACGTGGGGCCCCAGGCGCCGCTCTTCCTGAGCCGCAAGGGCCTGCGCCTGTCGACGCGGCAGGTGCGCCACGGCTTCGCGGTGTGGCAGGAGCGCGCGGGGCTGGAGCGGCACCTGAACTTCCACGCCGTGCGCCACACCGCGTGCACGGGGGTGTACCGGAGGACGAAGGACATCCGCCTCACCCAGAAGTTCGCGAGGCAGCGAAGCGTCGACTCCACCGTCATCTACACGCACCCCTCGGACGACGAGCTGGTGCGCGTGACGAACGATTTGCCCTGCTGA
- a CDS encoding AT hook motif domain protein, which yields MAQKKPLKKLGRPTKAEGPRLPHDEVDRLLVEGEEVPTTRGRVKRRFPSLRELAERFGVAHSAVARYAQQHDCLGRRKRLLAGQPPPEVVEPPETPPTPPPAKRKTGRPRKSEEPALPRQELDRALVFGDVKTLPDGSTMTSYASYRELAERFGVATSLVANYAKEHNCLRRREEAKTRIATKADQKLIELRANAIAVSKDDALKMIDGYLLGFEEALSEGRVRVDNPTDFNTMVRLKEFVMGGADSRQELHASFSLEGLQARHAQALRAARETTPAERGEVDAEVVESSNENLDTAAPESPKDDALVAPPTDVAAPADPV from the coding sequence ATGGCCCAGAAGAAGCCCCTCAAGAAGCTGGGGCGCCCCACCAAGGCCGAAGGCCCTCGGCTGCCTCATGACGAGGTGGACAGGCTCCTCGTGGAAGGCGAGGAGGTGCCCACCACGCGGGGCCGTGTGAAGCGGCGATTCCCCTCGCTGCGCGAGCTGGCCGAGCGCTTCGGTGTCGCGCACAGCGCCGTCGCCAGGTACGCCCAGCAGCACGACTGCCTCGGCCGCCGCAAGCGCCTCCTCGCGGGGCAGCCTCCACCCGAGGTGGTGGAGCCTCCCGAGACGCCACCGACGCCACCGCCCGCGAAGCGCAAGACGGGCCGCCCCCGCAAGTCCGAGGAGCCCGCGCTTCCGCGCCAGGAGCTGGACCGCGCCCTCGTCTTCGGCGACGTGAAGACGCTTCCCGACGGCTCCACCATGACGTCCTACGCCTCGTACCGCGAGCTGGCCGAGCGCTTCGGTGTCGCCACCTCCCTCGTCGCCAACTACGCGAAGGAGCACAACTGCCTGCGACGCCGCGAGGAGGCCAAGACGCGCATCGCCACCAAGGCGGACCAGAAGCTCATCGAGCTGCGCGCCAACGCCATCGCCGTCAGCAAGGATGACGCGCTAAAGATGATTGACGGCTACCTCCTCGGCTTCGAGGAAGCACTCTCCGAGGGGCGCGTGCGCGTCGACAACCCCACCGACTTCAACACCATGGTGAGGCTCAAGGAGTTTGTCATGGGCGGCGCCGACTCCCGCCAGGAGCTGCACGCCAGCTTCTCGCTGGAGGGCCTCCAGGCGCGGCACGCCCAGGCACTGCGCGCCGCGCGGGAGACGACGCCCGCCGAGCGCGGCGAGGTGGATGCGGAAGTGGTGGAGAGCAGCAACGAGAACCTCGACACAGCCGCCCCGGAAAGCCCCAAGGACGACGCCCTCGTGGCGCCTCCCACGGACGTCGCAGCCCCCGCCGACCCCGTCTGA
- a CDS encoding BRO-N domain-containing protein → MNQLVAFDFESHHVRIVPDVHGEPWFVAKDVAAALEYRMASDMTRMLADDEKGYANVRTPGGEQEVSIISEPGLYRATFASRPQSDEKAEKVERFRRWVTHTVLPSIRKTGSYTAPGAPSPQPLPAMPPPLQVQVLAHLEVARTLASFVPGLKPELAAACALDAIHQDTGLTMEPHRRGLPSAAEPPARLNATQLGQKLGLSARKMNLRLAACSLQRRNEREEWELTDAGREYAEAVPFSRNGHSAYQLLWRPEVLGVLEDAARSSAISVGLG, encoded by the coding sequence GTGAATCAGCTTGTTGCATTTGACTTCGAGTCGCACCACGTCCGCATCGTCCCCGACGTACACGGGGAGCCCTGGTTCGTCGCCAAGGACGTCGCGGCGGCCCTTGAATACCGCATGGCCAGCGACATGACGCGCATGCTCGCAGACGATGAGAAGGGGTACGCAAACGTGCGTACCCCCGGAGGAGAACAGGAGGTGTCCATCATCAGCGAGCCGGGGCTGTATCGAGCCACCTTCGCGTCCAGACCCCAGAGTGACGAGAAGGCCGAAAAGGTGGAGCGATTCCGCCGTTGGGTAACCCACACGGTGTTGCCCTCCATCCGCAAGACGGGCAGCTACACGGCGCCAGGCGCACCGTCACCACAGCCACTCCCAGCGATGCCCCCACCGCTCCAAGTCCAGGTGCTGGCCCACCTGGAAGTGGCCAGGACGCTCGCCTCCTTCGTTCCAGGCCTCAAGCCGGAGCTGGCAGCGGCCTGCGCGCTCGATGCCATCCACCAAGACACGGGGCTGACGATGGAGCCCCATCGCAGGGGGCTGCCGTCCGCCGCCGAGCCACCCGCGCGGCTCAACGCCACACAGCTCGGCCAGAAGCTGGGGCTGTCCGCCCGGAAGATGAACCTCCGCCTGGCAGCATGCAGCCTCCAGCGGCGCAACGAGCGGGAGGAGTGGGAGCTGACGGACGCGGGCCGGGAGTACGCCGAGGCCGTCCCCTTCAGCCGCAACGGCCATTCCGCCTACCAGCTCCTCTGGCGACCCGAGGTGCTCGGCGTCCTGGAGGATGCAGCTCGCTCCTCGGCGATTTCCGTCGGCCTCGGTTGA